One stretch of Arachis hypogaea cultivar Tifrunner chromosome 20, arahy.Tifrunner.gnm2.J5K5, whole genome shotgun sequence DNA includes these proteins:
- the LOC140183066 gene encoding putative F-box protein At1g67623, giving the protein MEHLTGSANLPHDVWTLIVGRTAAQSVRDLCSLRMSCTAARNVGEEDFVYRCASIPVSDQRWWSLSPMHQPARNFLARCRQSRHLKVLFRSAVSDLFLGGCRFAGMETMHVVTAHGHSAAQYTVFMMLMLRDNFESKNKGLETLRGLEAASALTICKLEFRGVIQGTWTHLHRVPMLNAENLVCSSHACPSRGNMGAIYRHQRCGRGWHVNDGDGGAAHISCVHCRADYELILFVHLFD; this is encoded by the coding sequence ATGGAGCATCTGACAGGGTCCGCCAACCTTCCCCACGATGTTTGGACCTTAATTGTCGGGAGGACCGCAGCACAGTCCGTCAGGGACTTGTGCAGTCTCAGGATGTCGTGCACCGCTGCACGCAATGTAGGGGAGGAGGATTTCGTTTACCGATGCGCCTCGATTCCAGTTTCGGACCAACGGTGGTGGAGTTTGAGTCCCATGCACCAGCCGGCAAGAAATTTCTTAGCGCGATGTAGGCAGAGCAGGCACCTGAAAGTTCTGTTTCGGTCTGCTGTGTCTGACCTTTTTCTCGGCGGGTGTCGTTTCGCAGGGATGGAAACAATGCACGTTGTCACAGCCCATGGCCACTCGGCAGCCCAGTACACAGTTTTCATGATGCTGATGCTACGTGACAACTTCGAGTCAAAGAACAAAGGCTTAGAAACACTTCGTGGGCTTGAGGCGGCCAGTGCCCTAACAATCTGCAAATTGGAGTTCCGCGGCGTTATCCAGGGGACGTGGACACACCTGCATCGCGTGCCAATGCTAAACGCAGAGAATCTAGTCTGTTCTTCGCATGCATGTCCAAGCCGTGGAAACATGGGTGCTATTTACCGCCATCAACGCTGTGGAAGAGGGTGGCACGTAAACGACGGTGATGGAGGTGCTGCTCATATTTCGTGCGTGCATTGTCGGGCAGACTATGAGTTGATCCTATTTGTCCACCTCTTTGATTGA